Sequence from the [Clostridium] scindens genome:
AAGTCCTACCCTTCTGGTGGTTCTGGTCGTATAAAACGGATCGGTCACTCTTCTAACCTGCTCCTCGTCCATCCCGCATCCGTCATCCCTTACCATAATCTCCAAGGTGTCCTTTTGGCTGTCGGCAATCACGTCAATCTCTATGTATCCGGCTCCCGCCCGTATGGAATTCTCCGCCACATCCAATATATTCAATGAGATTTCTGGCATCATAATTATTCATATTTGGCCAGAATATCATCGATATCATCCACGGTAAGCCGGCCATACACTTCATCATTAACCATCATAACAGGAGCCAGTCCACAGGCGCCTACGCAGCGGCAGGCATCCAGCGAAAACTTGCCGTCCGGCGTACATTCTCCTCCCACGATTCCTAATTTTTCCATCAGCTTGTTATAGATATCTCCCGAGCCCTTTACATAGCAAGCCGTGCCAAGACAGACCGATATGCGGTAGCGTCCCTTTGGATTTAGGTTAAACTGGGAATAAAAGGTGACAACTCCATAGATCTTTTCCAGTGGAATTCCGGTTTCATTAGAAATGATTTTCTGAACTTCAATCGGCAGATAGCCATAGATGTCCTGGGCCCTCTGCAGAATAGGCATCAGGGAACCTTTCTCATCTTTCAGTTCATGGATTACTTCTAACAGTTCTTTTTCTTGCTCTTTCGTCCCATTGAACTGAACTGTAGATTTTTTAGAAAGCATTGTTTTTACCTCCCTTTACTATCTTTTTTTGGTGACAATTTGGTACATTCACGTTGAATTACTTATTCATTCTATCATACAAAAATACAAAAATCTATAGTTTTTTCTTGTCAATTTGTTAACTTTCAGACAGTTGCGTTTGATATTTCACTATCACTATGTTAAAAAATGTACAATATTTTTCCCGGTTTTTTAGTAATATTACACAACCGCAGTTGATTTTCACTTATCTGAATGATATACTTATAAAAATAAGTCTATTAATACGTAGGAGGTATTTATGACAATCGGAAGAATAAAAGCCTTATTAGAGGCAGATGTGCTGTATGGCGAAGACACCTTGGATGATGAAGTGAAATATGCGTTTTCTTCAGACATGATGAGCGATGTCCTGGCCTATGCTGACGAGCATTCTGCCTTGATTACCGGCCTTTGCAATCCCCAGGTGGTGAGGACGGCGGAGATGCTTGATATTGTCTGTATCATATTTGTAAGAAATAAGATTCCGGATCAGAGCATCCTGGCGCTTGCGGAAGAAAAGGGAATTGTCATCTTATGCACGGCGCGAGGCATGTTTACGACTTGCGGCATACTATACAGCAATGGACTGCTTGGAGGTGCAAATATTTAATGGGTGAAAACCTAATCTTACATTACGACATATCAGGCGACGATTTTACACGTGCCGGCGAAGCCAGCAGCGATGTAAAGAACAAACTAAAAGTCATGGGCGTAGATAACAATGTGATACGAAAAGTGGCTATTGCCATGTATGAAGGCGAGATCAATATGGTGATCCACGCCAACGGCGGAACCATTACCGTCGAGATATCCCACGACAGCATACGGATGATTCTTGCCGATACCGGTCCCGGTATCGCAGACATTGACAAGGCAATGGAAAAAGGCTATTCCACTGCCCCTGAGGAAGTGCGCGCATTAGGCTTTGGCGCAGGGATGGGATTGCCGAACATGAAAAAATATTCCGACTATATGAACATTGAAACCACCATTGGCGTCGGTACTACCGTAACCATGGATGTTCATTTATAGACAGCAGGGAGGGAGAAGCTTGGACAAATTCATTCATTCAGTAAAACTAGACGAAGATGCCTGCATCGGCTGTATAAACTGCATTAAATACTGTCCGACCCAGGCCATACGGGTACATAACGGGAAGGCTAAGATCACGCCGGAATTCTGCGTTGACTGCGGCCGCTGCCTGCGCTATTGTCCGCATCACGCGAAGGTTGCCATTTACGATTCCATTGAAGAGATCCGCAATTATAAGTATACGGTTGCCCTGCCTGCCCCTTCTCTCTATACGCAGTTCAACAATCTGACCAACGTGGACATCGTCTTAAACGCGCTGCTGTCCATGGGGTTTGACGATGTGTTTGAAGTCAGCGCGGCTGCCGAACTGGTATCGGAGGCGTCCCGCGCCTACATCAGCGAGCATCGGGACGAGGCGCCTTTTATCAGCACGGCCTGCCCTACTATCGTAAGGATCATCCGCGTCAAGTATCCTACACTGATACCGCGGCTGCTTCCCCTGAAGCCCCCGGTAGAAGTTGCGGCTGAAATAGCCCGGAAGAGGGCGATTGAAAAGACGGGGCTTAAGTCCGAAGATATCGGCATCTTCTTTATATCCCCCTGCCCGTCAAAGGTGACCTATGTCAAATCCCCTCTGGGAATAGATAAAAGTCAGATTGACAAAGTGCTGGCTATAAAAGAGGTCTATCCCATTCTTCTGGAGCATATGACTCACGACGAGAGCAAGCTTAAGCCTCTGGCCGCATCTGGGCGCATCGGCATCGGCTGGAGCAATGCCGGCGGAGAATCCGCAGGGCTGATCACCGATAATTATCTGGCCTGCGACGGCATCATGAGCGCGCTTCGCGTTCTTGGGGATCTGGAGGACGAAAAGTTCCATGGCTTAAAATTCGTAGAGTTGAACGCCTGCAACGGCGGATGCGTGGGAGGTCCTCTTACTGTAGAGAATCCCTATGTTGCCACCGCCAAATCCAAGAAACTGCACAGATATCTTCCGGTGGCCCAGACTCATGCCAGCAATTTTGATGATATTGATTACCACTGGAGCAGCTTCGTAGAATATGAGCCTGTATTCCGCCTCGGCCATTCCTTCCGGGAAAGCCTGGAGATGATGGGACTTATCGAGGAACTGACAGAGCAACTGCCCGGACTTGACTGCGGCTCCTGCGGAGCGCCTACCTGCCGCGCCCTGGCAGAGGACATCGTACGCGGAGAGGCTACAAGGACCGACTGTATCTATGCCTTCCATGAGTATATTAACACGCTCTCCAAGGAGATCTCATCCCTCACCCGCTCGCTGAACCTAAGCTGCGGCAACAATGACGAGTCGGTAAGGATTCTGGAGGATTACATAGAGAAGCTTACAACAGAGCTGGATAAAAAGGAGCGATGATTATGACGACTGTACAGACATTGATCGATGCCGGATTATTTGCCTTAAAGGAGCCTGGCAATGCATCCTTGGAGATCGCGAAGGTATTCTGCTGCGACCTCCTCAGCATAGCCATGAGCAAAGCGCCGGAAAACGGCGCCTGGGTCACCGTCATGGGGAACAAGAACACGCTGGCCGTGGCTTCCCTAGCGGATGTCTCCTGCATTATCCTGGCAGAGGGAATCACCTTTTCAGACGAGGATCTCGCCTGTGCCAAAAAGGAAAGAATTGCCGTCTTTGAGACGGAACTTCCGGTCTTTGACGCTGCGCTTAAGATTCAGGAGCTGCTGTCATGATTCCCCTGTATTATGATCTTCATATGCATTCCTGCCTGTCTCCTTGCGGCGACGATGACATGACCCCTGCCAATCTCGTGGGCATGGCCGCCGTCAAGGGACTGGACGTGATTGCGCTGACAGATCACAATTCCTGCAAGAACTGTCCGGCTGCTATGAAGCATGGAGAAGAATATGGCGTTATCGTCATTCCTGGGATGGAACTGACCACATCAGAGGAAGTCCATGTGGTCTGCCTCTTTCCGACCCTTGATGATGCGCTTTCTTTTGATGCCTATGTTTATGACCATATCCTTCCCATAAAGAACAAGGAACATATCTTTGGCAGGCAGCAGATCATGGATGCACAGGATCATGTTATCGGAAATGTCGAGCGCCTGCTGATCAGCGCCACAGATATCTCCTTTGACCGCATATTCGCCCTGGCCTCTTCCTACCACGGCATCGCATATCCGGCCCACATTGACAAAACTACAACAAGTTTGCTGTCCAATCTTGGCTTCGTTCCCCCTGACAGCACCTTTCTTTGTGCAGAAATTCACAATATGGGCAACCTTCATCGCATACAAAAAGAGCACCCTTACTTTCTGCAATGTAACATTGTCAGCAGTTCGGATGCTCACTATCTTGAAGATATAAATGAACCCTATTATCAGCTGTATTCCGAGTCCCGATCCATACCCGATATTCTGGCCGGACTCTTACGGCATGCCTAGCGCTATTTCTCCCGGAAACGGTAGCCTACTCCGATCTCCGTCAGCACATATTCAGGATTTGCCGGATCCTTTTCAATCTTTCTTCTCAACGTCGCCATGAATACGCGCAGGTTTCCGGCATCGATATCCTCCGCATACCCCCATATCTCACGGATAATATAATTATGGGTCAGAACCTTCCCTCTGTTGGCGATCAGCAGCAGTAGTATCTTATACTCGATCGGAGTCAGATGCACCTCTTCTCCTTCTACCAGCACTTTCCGCTTCTCATAATCCACCGTCAGGCTACCGGTAGAGAACACGGTCATGATCTCTTCCTGCCGGGCCGTACCGGTTTTCCTTAAGCCGGCGCGTATCCTTGCCATTAGTTCTCCCATATAGAAAGGCTTCGTCACATAATCATCCGCCCCCGCATCCAGGGCCTGGATCTTCTCCCCTTCCTCCTGCCTGGCTGACACTACGATGATGGGAATATCCGAAACCTCCCGCACGCTTTTGATTACTTCCATGCCATCTCCATCCGGAAGCCCCAGATCCAGAATGATCAGATCCGGCTGATTGGCATAAAACAAACTGACTGCCTCTTCCACAGACTTGGCAACGAAGAACGCATATTCTTCCTTTTTCAATGTCATGCTGATAAAATTTATAATATACTTGTCATCTTCTACGATTAATAATGTCTTCTTGTCTTCCATATCTTTTATTCCACTTGCTTGGCCGGGATCCAGAATATAAATCTGGCTCCCCCCGCATTCCTGTTCTCCTCCCATATATCACCGCCGTGGGCATGCACCACTTCCTTGCAAATGGTAAGTCCAAGCCCGATTCCGCGTTTCTGGTCCGTGCTTTTATCACCGCCGGAGACAAATTCATCAAATATTCTCTCCCTCAGTTCTTCCGGAACGCCATCCCCGTCATCTTCTATGACAAAATATGCCTTATGATCCCGGTAGGACACGCTAAGAGATATGCTTCCGCCTTCTTTTGTATGCTTCATGGCATTGTCAAGCAGGTTGATGATCACCTGGGCAATCATCCTGGCATCCATATCTGCCACGATAACCTCCTTTGGCAGCGATACCTGGAAATTCCGCCTGTCCCTTAAGCCGATCACGTGAAGGGATGCTTCATTAATCACATCATCAACGACTTCCGGACTCTTATTAATAAACTGCTGCCCGCTCTCGATCTTCGTCATGCTCAGGATATTCTCCATCATCTTCATCAGCCACATAGACTGCTCCATAATATCCTGTACCAGCTGGGCGCGCTCAGGCGAATCCATATCCTCGGATTCCAGGATCAGCCCGCAGTCGCCCATGATCCCGGTCAAAGGCGTACGAAAATCATGGGATATGCTTCTGAGCATGCTGCTCTTCATATGCTCCCTCTCTACCTCTACCTTGATCCGCTCCTGTTCCGCATAGATCATCTCCCGGTCAAGCGCGATCCCGATCTGGTTAGCCGCAGTCTTGACGATCAGCTCCTGCTCCACGCTGAGTCCCTGATTGTGGTTTAATACCTTCAGTATTCCTATCTGCTTCACCATGCCTATGATAGGAAACATCATATAATCCCTGGAGGTATACTCCTTGCCCGCCCCGGATACCACCGTCTCATCCAGCAGTTCCACGATGCACTCGTATCCCGTATGCTCGTAGATATGCCGGATGCCCAGCTCGATGATCTTCTCCTTGCCGGTAGCATTGATGAACTGTTCCGACATCTCGTACAGGCGGGTGGCAGTCTCCTCATTCTTCTTCGATATAATCAGCTGCTTCTGGAACCTGACGGTAAGGCTGGACGATATAAATGCGGCAATCAAAAAGAACGCCATGAGTGCCACATCGTTGGGATTCATGATGGCAAATGTATGAACTGGTACCGTAAAGAAATAATTGAATATCAGCACGCTGGAGATTGCGCCAAAAATTCCATATTCATACCCCCAGGTACAGGTGCTGACCAGAAGGACGCCCACCATGAATACCATAAGGACGTTCTCCTTGGCCACGCCAAAGTGATTCAGGATCAGTCCCAGTATGCTGGCTGTTATCACGATCGCCGCGGTCTTTGCCACGTATGCTATTTTTTTATTTTTTAACAGTACTCTTATCTTCTCCATTTACCCATCATAGCATCTTACTTGATATTTGCCAATATCTTGTCTACGTCTTTCTTAAGGCCGATCACCATAAGATGAATGCTGTCGTTCATCTTGTAGTCAGCCCTTGGAAGCAGCTGCAGATGCCCGTTCTCCTTGATTCCCAGCACGCTTACGTGATATTTGGAGCGGATATCCACCTCCCGGATGCTTTTCCCTATCCAGCTGTGCATTGGCGGAATCTCAAAGATGGAGTATCCTTCTGCCAGTTCGATATAGTCAAACACATGGTTGGCGCTGTGCTTGACTGCCAGCCGCTCCGCAATATCCCTGTCAGGATATATCACCTCGTCCGCCCCGTTCCTAAGCAGGAATTTGGCATGAATGTCGCGGTTTGCCTTGCTTACCACATATTTCCCGCCCAGTTCCTTAACCAGGCTGGTAATCTCCAGGCTGCTTTGAAAGTTGGAGCCGATGCATACAAAGCAGATGTCAAAATTCCCCACGCCCAGATTCCTCAGCACCTCTTCATTGGTGCAGTCTCCAATCTTCGCTGTCGTCGCTATCGGAAGCAAATCCTCCACATTCGCCTCCACCTTGTCTACAACCATCACTTCATTTCCTAGGCGGATCATATTCTTGCACAGATGATGCCCAAACCTTCCTAAGCCAATAATTAATACAGATTTCATCTTTCTCTCCCCAATCTATTTTATTCTAGCCTATGGTAATCGGCTCTACCGGCACTTTCACCGGCACTTCGGCTTTATGCCCCCGAAGCGAAAGGGCAAACGTCAGGCTTCCTACCCTTCCACAGTACATCAGGAATACTAATACCAGTTTTGAAACCTCCGTCAGATCCCGCGTGATTCCGGTAGACATTCCTACCGTTCCGATGGCCGATATTACTTCAAATACGATATCCATCACTGGCTGCGGCTGGACTGCTGCCAGAATCATCACTGCCATGAATACCAGGAACAGATTCGTGCACAGGACCGTACTGGCTTTGCGGATCGCGCCGTCATCCAGCCTGCGTCCGAATACATTGCAATAGGTCTTATTCCTTAGATTGGCGCTTACGTAGACAAGCAATACCACGAATGTGGTGGTTTTAATTCCGCCTGCCGTAGACCCAGGACTGCCCCCAATAAACATGAGGAATATGGTAAGCATCTTGCTGTTATCGGTCAGCGCTGCCGTATCTACCGTATTAAATCCTGCCGTTCTTGCCGTCACAGAACCAAACAAGGAACTTAGCACCTTTCCTTGGGTGGACATCCCATCCAGCGTGTTCTGGCTTTCAAACAGATATAGAAGCGCCGCTCCTCCTATTACCAGGATTGCCGTTGTCACCAGCACAATCTTGGTATGAAGACGGTATCGGCTAATATGGTGGCGGTGGGTGGATACGTCATTCCAGACGAAAAATCCAATGCCGCCTATGATAATCAAAGCCATGATCACGATATTTACAAGCGGGTCATCATAATATCCGGTAAATGAAGTATAGGGAGCGTCTTTTCCCATCAGATCAAATCCGGCGTTGCAGAACGCGGAAATGGAGTGGAATATCCCATAATAGACGGCCTTTCCCCATCCCATCTGTTCTTGGAAGCGAAGAGTAAGAAGCGCGGCTCCGACTCCTTCAAACAGGAGGGTTCCCAGCATGATCTTTTTTGCCAGCCGGACAATTCCTCCAATCTGCAGAATGTTGACGCTCTCTTGCAGCGTCCCCCGCATCCATAGTCCAATCTTCCTTCGGAGGATGATGGCAAAAAATACGCCAATGGTCATAAACCCCAGGCCGCCAATCTGAATCATCGCAAGAATGATACACTGTCCGAACATCGTCCATTTGCTAAACGTGTCTGCGATTACCAGGCCCGTCACGCAGGACGCCGACGTGGCTGTAAAAAGGGCATCCGGAAATGAAGTTGCAAGTCCGTCCCTGCTGGCCGCCGGAAGCATCAGAAGCAGCGCTCCTGTTAGGATGATCAGCGCATAGCCAATCACGATCATCTGTGTCTGCGTCAGTTTACGAATCATAACTTTCATGCTATCACGACCTCGTTTCCCGACATGGCGTTTTCCAGCTGCTCTGTGATCTTGATATCCCGGTTCAGCACCTGGATATGAAAACGCTTGTATACAATATAATTTACATGGTCATTGCAGATGCCGTACAGCTGCTCCGTATGGTATATCTTTCGCAATAGGCTGCAGACGGAAAGATTGTCTTCATCCGAGGAAGATATGGCAATTACGAGACTGACATTCTTCCAGTCCTTTTTCAGGCATGCTTCTTCAATAAATATCGGCCTCAGCCCCCTGCCCTTAAGCCACCTTCCAATCTCTTCTGTCCACTCGTCTTCTCCAAACACAACCGCGCAGGGTTCCTGCGACTCGTTTTGCGCCTCTTCTGCCTGTAGCTTCTTTTCTTCTCCTACCCAGTGATCCAGCCGGAAGGTCAGGTAGTATCCGTATCCGGCGGCAGCTGCCATAATTAAAATTAATAGAATATTTGTCAACATATCATCACCCTCTTCT
This genomic interval carries:
- a CDS encoding complex I 24 kDa subunit family protein, giving the protein MLSKKSTVQFNGTKEQEKELLEVIHELKDEKGSLMPILQRAQDIYGYLPIEVQKIISNETGIPLEKIYGVVTFYSQFNLNPKGRYRISVCLGTACYVKGSGDIYNKLMEKLGIVGGECTPDGKFSLDACRCVGACGLAPVMMVNDEVYGRLTVDDIDDILAKYE
- a CDS encoding DRTGG domain-containing protein: MTIGRIKALLEADVLYGEDTLDDEVKYAFSSDMMSDVLAYADEHSALITGLCNPQVVRTAEMLDIVCIIFVRNKIPDQSILALAEEKGIVILCTARGMFTTCGILYSNGLLGGANI
- a CDS encoding ATP-binding protein is translated as MGENLILHYDISGDDFTRAGEASSDVKNKLKVMGVDNNVIRKVAIAMYEGEINMVIHANGGTITVEISHDSIRMILADTGPGIADIDKAMEKGYSTAPEEVRALGFGAGMGLPNMKKYSDYMNIETTIGVGTTVTMDVHL
- a CDS encoding [Fe-Fe] hydrogenase large subunit C-terminal domain-containing protein, producing the protein MDKFIHSVKLDEDACIGCINCIKYCPTQAIRVHNGKAKITPEFCVDCGRCLRYCPHHAKVAIYDSIEEIRNYKYTVALPAPSLYTQFNNLTNVDIVLNALLSMGFDDVFEVSAAAELVSEASRAYISEHRDEAPFISTACPTIVRIIRVKYPTLIPRLLPLKPPVEVAAEIARKRAIEKTGLKSEDIGIFFISPCPSKVTYVKSPLGIDKSQIDKVLAIKEVYPILLEHMTHDESKLKPLAASGRIGIGWSNAGGESAGLITDNYLACDGIMSALRVLGDLEDEKFHGLKFVELNACNGGCVGGPLTVENPYVATAKSKKLHRYLPVAQTHASNFDDIDYHWSSFVEYEPVFRLGHSFRESLEMMGLIEELTEQLPGLDCGSCGAPTCRALAEDIVRGEATRTDCIYAFHEYINTLSKEISSLTRSLNLSCGNNDESVRILEDYIEKLTTELDKKER
- a CDS encoding PHP domain-containing protein: MIPLYYDLHMHSCLSPCGDDDMTPANLVGMAAVKGLDVIALTDHNSCKNCPAAMKHGEEYGVIVIPGMELTTSEEVHVVCLFPTLDDALSFDAYVYDHILPIKNKEHIFGRQQIMDAQDHVIGNVERLLISATDISFDRIFALASSYHGIAYPAHIDKTTTSLLSNLGFVPPDSTFLCAEIHNMGNLHRIQKEHPYFLQCNIVSSSDAHYLEDINEPYYQLYSESRSIPDILAGLLRHA
- a CDS encoding response regulator; amino-acid sequence: MEDKKTLLIVEDDKYIINFISMTLKKEEYAFFVAKSVEEAVSLFYANQPDLIILDLGLPDGDGMEVIKSVREVSDIPIIVVSARQEEGEKIQALDAGADDYVTKPFYMGELMARIRAGLRKTGTARQEEIMTVFSTGSLTVDYEKRKVLVEGEEVHLTPIEYKILLLLIANRGKVLTHNYIIREIWGYAEDIDAGNLRVFMATLRRKIEKDPANPEYVLTEIGVGYRFREK
- a CDS encoding ATP-binding protein, which produces MEKIRVLLKNKKIAYVAKTAAIVITASILGLILNHFGVAKENVLMVFMVGVLLVSTCTWGYEYGIFGAISSVLIFNYFFTVPVHTFAIMNPNDVALMAFFLIAAFISSSLTVRFQKQLIISKKNEETATRLYEMSEQFINATGKEKIIELGIRHIYEHTGYECIVELLDETVVSGAGKEYTSRDYMMFPIIGMVKQIGILKVLNHNQGLSVEQELIVKTAANQIGIALDREMIYAEQERIKVEVEREHMKSSMLRSISHDFRTPLTGIMGDCGLILESEDMDSPERAQLVQDIMEQSMWLMKMMENILSMTKIESGQQFINKSPEVVDDVINEASLHVIGLRDRRNFQVSLPKEVIVADMDARMIAQVIINLLDNAMKHTKEGGSISLSVSYRDHKAYFVIEDDGDGVPEELRERIFDEFVSGGDKSTDQKRGIGLGLTICKEVVHAHGGDIWEENRNAGGARFIFWIPAKQVE
- a CDS encoding potassium channel family protein, which codes for MKSVLIIGLGRFGHHLCKNMIRLGNEVMVVDKVEANVEDLLPIATTAKIGDCTNEEVLRNLGVGNFDICFVCIGSNFQSSLEITSLVKELGGKYVVSKANRDIHAKFLLRNGADEVIYPDRDIAERLAVKHSANHVFDYIELAEGYSIFEIPPMHSWIGKSIREVDIRSKYHVSVLGIKENGHLQLLPRADYKMNDSIHLMVIGLKKDVDKILANIK
- a CDS encoding TrkH family potassium uptake protein, translated to MKVMIRKLTQTQMIVIGYALIILTGALLLMLPAASRDGLATSFPDALFTATSASCVTGLVIADTFSKWTMFGQCIILAMIQIGGLGFMTIGVFFAIILRRKIGLWMRGTLQESVNILQIGGIVRLAKKIMLGTLLFEGVGAALLTLRFQEQMGWGKAVYYGIFHSISAFCNAGFDLMGKDAPYTSFTGYYDDPLVNIVIMALIIIGGIGFFVWNDVSTHRHHISRYRLHTKIVLVTTAILVIGGAALLYLFESQNTLDGMSTQGKVLSSLFGSVTARTAGFNTVDTAALTDNSKMLTIFLMFIGGSPGSTAGGIKTTTFVVLLVYVSANLRNKTYCNVFGRRLDDGAIRKASTVLCTNLFLVFMAVMILAAVQPQPVMDIVFEVISAIGTVGMSTGITRDLTEVSKLVLVFLMYCGRVGSLTFALSLRGHKAEVPVKVPVEPITIG